The DNA segment TTTAAATCTAAACgactgttataatttaaaagatgaTGCTGTGATCGAGATTGTGAGAGGCTTAAAGAGGTTACAATATCTTGAATTAAGAGTAAGTTTTACTTTATGGCCCTATTTGCCtaactaaaaagttattttgtagaatttaaaattacgaattataattattttttcttcaatttccAGGGTTGTAACCAGCTAACTGATAAAACTTTGGAAGCAATAAGAGATCATTGCAAGATTCTTAAGGTTTTGGATATTCAAGGTTGTCAAAACATATCAGCAGAATTGGGATGCGCAATTGGAACTTCACCTACGCTTCATACTGTATTAATGTCCAAACCAGGTCCATGTATTACTAATAGAGTAAAGAACAGACCACCGACACCACCTCTTCTTTATATATTACGAGAACTACGTTTGCACTAAGATAGTACTATGTTGTTATAGcagataagttttaaattaaaatcgccCAACTAAAAATTTAGCTTAGTTtgtaatttttcttcttatcagAAATTAAAGTTatgtactaaaattattttagcttaaaatttatctttaataccattggtttattataattggttttaataaactaataaaatgaaaatttatattaaattttaatttgatatgtaGACAGAGTTCTAAAAGTCTTAACGACctattctaataattttaatacaaatttcacATTCCGTGATTGTACACTTATAACTTTGTTATAATTAACGCAATGGTCACAACGTTTTTTCAAACTAAGTTTGTCTTTATATGAAGCTTTTGTTATGtgatatactaatttatttgaatagaattatttaattaggtattttaactattttttatgttataaatattgtatgtataaaaaaatgtattttaattaattcagtgAAATATTCGATCCcgaaattatttctaaatatgaTCTTGTACTCAAAGTCGATTAAGATTTTAAAGagaaaaagatttataaattcaaattggtattatttaaagttaaatttgtcCCGCAAATTACCATAAGTGGTCTATTTATTTGCgaaaaattagtaattttagtTATGAAATTTCCCTTATAAGTACTCAACAGTTGATTGACACTAGTAGCACAATTGATAATagttattctaatataataatattcttattgcatcaatttttgttttatttttcatgctGAAGTCAAAAACTTAACAAGTTTCCGTTAATGGATTAATCTTTGGCGTCTGTGTTATTGACCGTTCCACTAAAATCAACAACTAAGTTTACTAGTTGATAAAAAAGGATGACAAAAAGTtagtattcgtttatttttctcccaacgtatataaatttaatagtatataattaacacATAATGTAATTGGCGTAAGAATACATAACTTCCCAGTATCTAGCCGTAttttaagggtccgttcacacagaccggctcggagagcatcggcctgcttttttcttttcacacagaccgggtcgtatacgcttggaattggccggagcggagccgccaactatttcacatcgaccggctggaagagatctgaaagcgggtgcgagcgagaaagagcacgcaagcggagccggtcggctccttttattacttcacacgaagcgcgttcaggcatttttaatgacaaaaaaggtgcaaatgcaaaaataaactttactacaatcactcaaaacactgtttccaacgtgataaaaatctgctctcctctccgagccggtctgtgtgaacggaccctaacgGTATTTCAAACTTGGTAGGTAAGAACCAATACCGTTACCGAACAAAATCGTTAAGGGtagaaaagtatttatttttttgttaatataataaaagagaaTATTCATAACAAagaaaagacattttttttaaatattttattacattgtatttaaaataatttataaattcatagtTTACCTATAGATATTATAGTCTATTTTGCCCTAGCAATCTTTGTTCATACTTAACACAGTTAATGTTTTGATACAATGATAGATATTCTAGCAGTAATAGTTTTTCACTTTCTgtctcatttaatattatttagagttaagaaaaacaaaaatcataagtgcaacaatatattaattttaaaacactttttGTACAGGCAACagtcaaacatatataaaacacgTTCTTATATACGTActcatatacaatatattcatttttagaaaaaaaaaaacaattaaaatttaaaacgatccagttttttttttaatttatactgcaagtaaaaatatatatacatcatatatattgaattatgaaaccaagcttttaaaatatataataaagctgtCAGTTCcgttaataatttacaaatttacgcAAGTTAGTAAAACATCAGACACCTCAATAAGATAAGTATTAGTAAAGCaaaaaacattatcattatccgttttcagtgtttttttttaatattattggtaAAAAAAGTACCGAATCATAAATTttgagaataaaatttaaaatagcagACTTCTACTTTGCttttgatgttatatttttagaattaattgtttttttaggtagaatacatatatttacaacaaatacagatatttttcaaaatataggtactatattttgaaaaatattcttattttttataattttgacagaTCAAAAAAATACCTGCGTCTTGGAAaccataataatttacaaagccaaagcaatattaaatattttacaatctcAAATCATAAgtgagacattttttttatgatttgttgCATCAGTATACAATACCAACAAACTCATTAACATAgtactataaactaaaatattatataattataatacatttaaacacTATATGGTATGTACattatgtaataacaatataatatcaaGATACAGATGCCTCCTTACACCTCCCTACATGAATGCTTCCTTTAGCTTACATAATGATGAAAACGGTAGTTCTTAAGaaatacaataatgttttacaaaacatttaaaatgctatttattttaaatttataaagttttttgtgATGTAcgaaataatagaattattcTCATGTTCATTATTAACATGGTAGGTTAAAATTATCTAATTACTTGTAACAAAACTTACAAATATcagcttatttaaaatatagtttgttctgatatatagtatagttatatactataaatatgacATGCGTGCTCGTTACAAACTGTCATGAGGTGTCAGATACAccatacaaaaatatcaaatactcaTCTGTTAAGGCACAAAGCGGGgcgaatatttataatttaaatatttaaacttatatgctttgttacttttatttgtaatcgaaacaaaagaaatatttaaacacactatataataaaagaaatgtaatatGTCACTACTGTTCTTATAcagttattgtttaaatataagtgTCTAAAATGAAAGCAATAAAGTAAATGCTGAACTTCGCGttctattatgatattaatagcattatatgtttttttgctgaatttcaaactattatggatgtcatacattttaataaagcataatattttattagtgcgttcatttcgatatttttacaaataacaaataatgtaGTCCATACATTACGTGACTCGTTACAAACGTAAATCCTCATTTTTTAGCCATCTCTCAAAAAAGTGAATCAGTCAAACATGTCTTCCTTGATCTTCGTTATTTTATAGTGCCTTGGCTGTTAAGTTAATAAAGCAATATAGTATtgccttaattaaattaacaaagtacattatataaatggcAATACTAAGACAGTAAGAAGCAGGACTTATCCTATTTTTaaacgatataattttatagttactTTATGATAATAGGTTTCTTGAGAGAATAacgtaaattgtatttaaaccgTAAATTACAAGTTCTTCTTTAGATTTCTCTCATGGCCTCAGAGTGAAGAGCGGAGATCGAACCTGCACTTGAGGCGTGTTGAGCGTCGAATCACTGGGGCTTGGAGACAAACAGGGCTCCTGAGAATTCTCGCCTTCCAGATCGGGCATATTAATGTCCTCAAAGTCTGGAATATTTCCTGTATACGATATTAGCTGACTCCCCTCAGCTGAAAGTTACCCaagaaaaaacattacattaaattgaCAACAAAGCCGCCCACTTCaaaaaattacacattatttaatatgcgtagtccaataatattatatatctacataaaattgtatttttaagtactaataaatattcaaaatatttaaaaaaaaatcgaagaaAATAAATGCGTCAATACAGAGACACCTTGTTAgtccaataatattatatattcttatcttaatatttaaataattagacaACATTTTACTATTACTACAATGAATACAAGCAAATAAGATACCAATGTGACTCcatgcaaaacaaaaatataataatatacttatttgtttttatagtgcTGAGAACATcaagtaaaatgttttcatacatataaaaaaaatggtaattttcctaaatgttaatttattaccaGTTGTTCTtgattgaaacaaaataatttgactACGTAAGAACGGATCAACCGACAAACTGTAAATAgtcaagttataaaataattataaggaaTCGACTTACTAGCTGTtgcatttcaaataatttgtttgatagtaatgaataaaacaaaaactcaaACGAAAACAAGTCATGACGATGTATTTGTGACTTTATCTGATTTTACATAGtcctgtttatatattaatttcttgCTTACGTACAATGTATATTATCATCAATAACAcaacttatttaataatgtttaacaaatgtatttgtatgcAAAACCAAAAGAAGGCTGTTAGCAGACGTCTTCTATAAAACGATAGCGGCAACTCAATTACAATAGAAACtactaaacttaaaataattactctACAGCTTAAACGACACcatctaaataatattactccATTAGATATCATTTACAAGcggtaataaaaacataatatataatatgaagctGAATCTACTGTAACCGTGCATATAATATCTATGACCAATTCGACTACgacatattgtaatattatagtaCCATCGTCCTCATTGAACGGGCTCATCGCGCGAGTGTCGTCACTGCTTACATTCGAAATATCACCTTTCAGCTTCTTTgctttaattaacaataaaacaaatacatttcatATAACAGATACCGGTATCAATGCTTAGAACAACATATAAcctattcttaatatatttttccttatcGAGGCAAATTAtcttaatactaaattatagtATTGATGACGTAACAGATGACACAGAGAATTAAAAatcaagattaatttaaattcagatCTATTACGACATCACATATCCTATACATTTATAGTTGACCGTAAACCCCCCAACTATAATCACCCATTACCAAAATTATCCAACATCAAATTGGAATGCACCGGTCAGCTTCCCGTATTTGAAGATGCGGAAGGTACGGGTTACTTTGCTGGTGTTGTATCGCTGCTACCGATCAGCCAATCAAAATCAATCATCGGATACTGTTTTGTTGTATCTACAAttaacataaatgtaaaaaaaaaactgttgacATATCGTTATATGTTACAATACAAGATGGCTTTTCGATGCACTGGACGAAATCAGGTTTACTTTCAGGGATCCATTCATTACTGAAATATTGTgcatacaatatatacaataaccAAGTTTACCGATAcgactttaaataaatacttaaattaataaaatacaaaatatgttcgTTATATTACTCATGTTTagaatatattaagtaattaccGCATGAATTTGCCGCATTGAACTCTTGCTTCTTCATTTCGTTTAATAAAGTTCCCGTGGCAtgccatattttaattaaatctacgTTAACTTACCATTGTTGCAAGTTTTAGTCCGGTCGTCCGATGTATTGTAAGATAGCCCATAGAAAGGATCGTCTGATCCGAAAAGCTGTAACACAAAAtgatttatcatatattacgtCGGCCATTCAAATAATACACATAAAAGCATTTGATTAATATACAAGCGACATGTTCATATACGACATTATGcgattgttatatatttaaaaacaggttaataaaatacttaactacttaataactttttcattcttaataaaatataatgttgttgGAAAtcgtattaaatacaaaataattttgactgGTTCGTAtttcatgaaaaatattaaatgatattcatataaatttattaattaatctagaatgcgtttaaaatataaaatatctctgGTAAAGGAGTAAATaacttataagtataaatttctcttattaaacatattaattacatttggtTTTGTACGGTGAGAACCTGTAGGTCCTACGCTTTCATCAATCTGAGGACAATAcagaagtttatttttttaatgtacaatattgtataatttataaatcaatattaaagaatcggtatatttttttttttaaattcaaacaattattatgtaaacaaaaatcaACGACGCTACGATTGGAATATTTCGataagcattattattataatacggcAGAGCGTAGACCCGTTATTACGTAGCCGGCCGTGGGCTCGTTATGCGCCAAGCGGCCGCGCGACTCGCGAGGCCCAACACGAGCTCCCAACACGTTGCTTGCAACGTGACTTCTACACCGCTACCAACCTAACCGCGATAAACGTCACTGTTTATTAGGCATGCGCTAGTGTGCGTGACCTGATACTAGCTTAACTAGGTACTTCGAAATAACGCGCCAAACCTATATATTCTTTACGCAATTTTTCGTacatatcgatatatatatattttcctttcaTTTGTCAAAACATGCTCACCCCTAGTAATGTATTGGTGTCCAAGGAGTATGTGTCGCCCCTGAGCAGCTCTCGCAATGATTCCAAGTCCGTTTGCATAGTGTCCAAATGATCATCAATATCATTcctgaaattatatttacattgcaaggttaacaaattattttttaaatcatctctAACTTGATTAACATGAAACAAAGGCcagttttaattacattaaacaaaTTGCGAAAcacatatatcaattttaattttattatttttttatatattgtagattattctacaataattacaattatttaataaaatatccatATCGCGAAGATAACTGAGATTACCCAGTGAAtacttgtaaattttaattgaatgttgCAGTTTCAATTCTATCTAAGTACCATGAAAGTTCATGGgcttgtgttttttatttatttataatgcacCTCTTGCTCGGCAGTGACGGTAAACATCATGAGAAAACCTACTAGTGTCAGATGATATTCTGTCATGTATATTCAACAATCCAATGTGTTGAAGTATGGTGGAATAGGTTGCAAGCCTTCACCTTGAGAAGAGAGCCTTTTGCCCATCATTAAGACATTTACCATACTTTTTAATGCAAAAGAAACAGTCTGTTATAGATAATAACAACATTGAAATTTAACACATCAACATAatacaaacaacaataaaattcaCACTGCGAAGTTGCAGATTTCATCACAAAAAGGacgattttctataaatattaatagtggGCCGCTTGAGCAAAGATTTATTCAgaatatttatcatttgttaCATACTTGTTGGAGTGCGATCCAAAGTGAGAAGAATATTCTTCTCTATTTTGACTGTTATCTCTTCTATACCTGAACACCAAAATCACATTTAAATCAACAAAAAGTCGAAAGTGCATCATTATATTCTCATCAACTTCATTATAATGTGCAATGATTTGAACACCCTGGCaagatgaaatttttttttttttttatagaataggaaggtggacgagcatatgggccacctgctggtaagtggtcaccaaacgctcttagacattggcattgtaagaaatgtcaaccatcgcttatagccaatgcgccaccaaccttgggaactaagattttatgtcccttgtgcctgtaattacactggctcactcacccttcaaaccggaacacaacaatatcaagtattgctgttttgcggtagaatatctgatgagtgggtggtacctacccagacgtccagaagccctaccaccagtaattttctATTGAGattcttaaataaaagttttacttaCATTGTCTGTAACCTATTTGTGTTATTGTTGACAGTTGCTAATGTCATGTTATTCCAATCAAAATCATCCTGGAGCTCAGTCTTGATATCAGCCAAATTTAAGTTGCATGTACTTGTATTGTCCTTCGACTTTTTAGACTTCTTTCCAGTCTTGACATATTCAGATGGTTTTTCCAACTTTATATTGATCCCTCCAAGCATTTTATCTTTAGATGTGGAAACACTTTGATCAGCAAGCATGGAATCTTGAATTGTACTTATATCTTCTGCTACAGCAACTCCAGCATCACTAACGGAATCATCACTTGCAAAAATCTCAGCTGGAAGCTTAAAATCGGCCGAtggatttattgtattaaaattactgGTTGACAGGAGACTTTTATTGTTTGTAgacatatttttgttacttgTACTCCTCATCTTGGATTTAGATGTACTTGCAGATGCTGCAATCGCATTATTAAGCACCTGCTCCATAGCTGGTTGACCTATTGGAGATGTAGATGCCATTGTAGGGGAGGGTGATGTAACTATTGGTGAAGAATCAGGTATCCTTAAGAAGCCATTGGTATGTATTATGGGAAACGCTAATCTTGTACGATCTAGGAACAttggaatttattaaattacaatgatACCAATAAACAAGTTCTTATGTCACACATTATTtacatagtttttataaaaattcttctttttctttgttttcttttaacacatgaatatcaaaaatatttaataattatagtagaTACAAATGGCCCACTTTTGAAATAAAGACAATTATGGACTCTTTAAAGAGCAAGAAGCAATGGAAAATATAAACCTAAATAAAACATACCTGTTTCATTATCGTCTCCATCTTCCATAGTAACATGGTATTGTGTTGATGTTGTGGGGTCAGCATTGTTGTGAGTATTGGAAATAATTGGATTAGAGGCCAAGTCTACAGACACAAATCCAGCAGGATCCAATGAGTCTTGTGAAGCATCATTTTGTACAATATCATCATGAGCCAGTTCATGAATAGTTGGACCATCCTCCTGAAAATTCAAgtgtatttttataagtgataccaaataaatatgatttattgttattatattattatattgttgtacgacaatatttaattttttattaataattctaatgACTTTTtggtcaaaataaaatataaagatttaatcaactatatataaatataacagacCATGTCTTCATTTAGATCATCCAAAACATCTTTGTCAAGTTTCATAGTTTTTAATCTACTTGGGTATGAGCCATCTGCTGCATAATTGTGAGCCGCactatttatcattaattgatATGGCCTCTTAACACCAACATTGTTACTGCTGGAATTTGGAGCCCTTGTAGGTTGCACAAGCGACATCAGGAATTGTATTAGCTGAAAGCAGTATACCAACCATAAATatggaattttatcaaaacaatcaATTTCAAAGATAATGAACTGCCAAAATTGCacttacattatttacaatttgcTGTTGTTTGATATGTTTCTGTCTCAGAATTGCTACCTCTCTCCACAATGCCTCATTTTCCTGTTTCATTGCACTGAACTTTGCATCGAGACTCTCTTGTTTACCTTTCATTTGTTTCACATCTGCCAGTACTTTGTTCATTAACTCTGGCTTTAAGAGAATTTTCTCACCACTTTCATTACTTGCAACTATTGATTTAGGGTTGGCAATCTTTCTTTTAATGTGCTCTAAAAGATAAGCATGACCTCTCATAAAGCATGGATGAGAAAATTCAATTTCATCCTTTTCATATCGCAGCCCACCATTTTCCACAGATGTTATTTTGTGAAATccatacatatttaattgtcGAATAAAGCTTGccatattgttgtgtttgtaGTAAAGTGGTAATAATTCTCGGGCGAAGTCTGCTTGATTTTTTATCACAAATGTTTTCCCAccctacaaaataatatttatataacattactgagatataaataacaaaaaaaatatattactagtgATAAAAGGGCTGATgtacatttttaagtaaaatataaatattgttatatatatacatatatataaatattaatacattcttCCATTACCtacactatttaaaaataataaattgatctGTGCTTAGGTTATACGAGCTTTACATTActaataccaataataatatgcaaaaaggcatttgttaaataaaataaccaacaTCTGTACATTGCTTCTATTCTGATTACAAAGTAAGCATTATTAATATTGgtccttttaaattattaaaatataacaaaacaaaaaaatttctTGATGATAAAGTAGGAATATGTACAATCTATACAAATTATCGAGCATACTCACTGATCACATACAAAAACGTTTCATatgattttaagtaataatcaCATCAATTATAATAAGACAAGAACCATATATACCCATCTTgggtaagaaatatttttgttaatatattttatttattgcaaatgcCTTATACCAATAaccttctttaatatttaatttaaaaaaaaaaaatattatgacatcAAGTGGAAAAGTACCtgctgtttataaaaaataagaaaacaattggtatatagtatatttatttagtacacATTTCATAAACATGTAT comes from the Nymphalis io chromosome 1, ilAglIoxx1.1, whole genome shotgun sequence genome and includes:
- the LOC126770335 gene encoding heat shock factor protein isoform X10, whose translation is MRSVVEIGASVPAFLGKLWKLVNDSETNHLISWSPGGKTFVIKNQADFARELLPLYYKHNNMASFIRQLNMYGFHKITSVENGGLRYEKDEIEFSHPCFMRGHAYLLEHIKRKIANPKSIVASNESGEKILLKPELMNKVLADVKQMKGKQESLDAKFSAMKQENEALWREVAILRQKHIKQQQIVNNLIQFLMSLVQPTRAPNSSSNNVGVKRPYQLMINSAAHNYAADGSYPSRLKTMKLDKDVLDDLNEDMEDGPTIHELAHDDIVQNDASQDSLDPAGFVSVDLASNPIISNTHNNADPTTSTQYHVTMEDGDDNETDRTRLAFPIIHTNGFLRIPDSSPIVTSPSPTMASTSPIGQPAMEQVLNNAIAASASTSKSKMRSTSNKNMSTNNKSLLSTSNFNTINPSADFKLPAEIFASDDSVSDAGVAVAEDISTIQDSMLADQSVSTSKDKMLGGINIKLEKPSEYVKTGKKSKKSKDNTSTCNLNLADIKTELQDDFDWNNMTLATVNNNTNRLQTMYRRDNSQNREEYSSHFGSHSNKNDIDDHLDTMQTDLESLRELLRGDTYSLDTNTLLGLFGSDDPFYGLSYNTSDDRTKTCNNDTTKQYPMIDFDWLIGSSDTTPAK
- the LOC126770335 gene encoding heat shock factor protein 1 isoform X4 produces the protein MRSVVEIGASVPAFLGKLWKLVNDSETNHLISWSPGGKTFVIKNQADFARELLPLYYKHNNMASFIRQLNMYGFHKITSVENGGLRYEKDEIEFSHPCFMRGHAYLLEHIKRKIANPKSIVASNESGEKILLKPELMNKVLADVKQMKGKQESLDAKFSAMKQENEALWREVAILRQKHIKQQQIVNNLIQFLMSLVQPTRAPNSSSNNVGVKRPYQLMINSAAHNYAADGSYPSRLKTMKLDKDVLDDLNEDMEDGPTIHELAHDDIVQNDASQDSLDPAGFVSVDLASNPIISNTHNNADPTTSTQYHVTMEDGDDNETDRTRLAFPIIHTNGFLRIPDSSPIVTSPSPTMASTSPIGQPAMEQVLNNAIAASASTSKSKMRSTSNKNMSTNNKSLLSTSNFNTINPSADFKLPAEIFASDDSVSDAGVAVAEDISTIQDSMLADQSVSTSKDKMLGGINIKLEKPSEYVKTGKKSKKSKDNTSTCNLNLADIKTELQDDFDWNNMTLATVNNNTNRLQTMYRRDNSQNREEYSSHFGSHSNKNDIDDHLDTMQTDLESLRELLRGDTYSLDTNTLLGIDESVGPTGSHRTKPNLFGSDDPFYGLSYNTSDDRTKTCNNAEGSQLISYTGNIPDFEDINMPDLEGENSQEPCLSPSPSDSTLNTPQVQVRSPLFTLRP
- the LOC126770335 gene encoding heat shock factor protein isoform X7, with amino-acid sequence MRSVVEIGASVPAFLGKLWKLVNDSETNHLISWSPGGKTFVIKNQADFARELLPLYYKHNNMASFIRQLNMYGFHKITSVENGGLRYEKDEIEFSHPCFMRGHAYLLEHIKRKIANPKSIVASNESGEKILLKPELMNKVLADVKQMKGKQESLDAKFSAMKQENEALWREVAILRQKHIKQQQIVNNLIQFLMSLVQPTRAPNSSSNNVGVKRPYQLMINSAAHNYAADGSYPSRLKTMKLDKDVLDDLNEDMEDGPTIHELAHDDIVQNDASQDSLDPAGFVSVDLASNPIISNTHNNADPTTSTQYHVTMEDGDDNETDRTRLAFPIIHTNGFLRIPDSSPIVTSPSPTMASTSPIGQPAMEQVLNNAIAASASTSKSKMRSTSNKNMSTNNKSLLSTSNFNTINPSADFKLPAEIFASDDSVSDAGVAVAEDISTIQDSMLADQSVSTSKDKMLGGINIKLEKPSEYVKTGKKSKKSKDNTSTCNLNLADIKTELQDDFDWNNMTLATVNNNTNRLQTMYRRDNSQNREEYSSHFGSHSNKNDIDDHLDTMQTDLESLRELLRGDTYSLDTNTLLGLFGSDDPFYGLSYNTSDDRTKTCNNAEGSQLISYTGNIPDFEDINMPDLEGENSQEPCLSPSPSDSTLNTPQVQVRSPLFTLRP
- the LOC126770335 gene encoding heat shock factor protein isoform X8, whose protein sequence is MRSVVEIGASVPAFLGKLWKLVNDSETNHLISWSPGGKTFVIKNQADFARELLPLYYKHNNMASFIRQLNMYGFHKITSVENGGLRYEKDEIEFSHPCFMRGHAYLLEHIKRKIANPKSIVASNESGEKILLKPELMNKVLADVKQMKGKQESLDAKFSAMKQENEALWREVAILRQKHIKQQQIVNNLIQFLMSLVQPTRAPNSSSNNVGVKRPYQLMINSAAHNYAADGSYPSRLKTMKLDKDVLDDLNEDMEDGPTIHELAHDDIVQNDASQDSLDPAGFVSVDLASNPIISNTHNNADPTTSTQYHVTMEDGDDNETDRTRLAFPIIHTNGFLRIPDSSPIVTSPSPTMASTSPIGQPAMEQVLNNAIAASASTSKSKMRSTSNKNMSTNNKSLLSTSNFNTINPSADFKLPAEIFASDDSVSDAGVAVAEDISTIQDSMLADQSVSTSKDKMLGGINIKLEKPSEYVKTGKKSKKSKDNTSTCNLNLADIKTELQDDFDWNNMTLATVNNNTNRLQTMYRRDNSQNREEYSSHFGSHSNKNDIDDHLDTMQTDLESLRELLRGDTYSLDTNTLLGIDESVGPTGSHRTKPNLFGSDDPFYGLSYNTSDDRTKTCNNDTTKQYPMIDFDWLIGSSDTTPAK